The Electrophorus electricus isolate fEleEle1 chromosome 24, fEleEle1.pri, whole genome shotgun sequence DNA window ataaatacatacatgttaCTACTATCATTTTTGCATTAGATGCTAATCTTGAAAGtcaccaaaaataaatgaaacgtTAGGTTTCGGTCAGGATTCCATTAAACTCTCAACGCCCACTTAAATGCAAGGCATGTTCTTTAACACGTACCAACACCAGAGAAAAGTCTCTGATTGGAAGTCACCataatttccatttaaaaaaatgctaacAAGCAGCAACCAAAATAGTTTGTGTTTCCAGACTGAAGGGCGTGTATTTGGGGCAACATGGTCAAGAGATCAACGTGTTATAGGTCACTCGTAGAGAAAGAATGTGACTAATCACATCAGGTTCTGAAGAAACAAAGGTTTGAGGCTAACTCGTTTTTTTCTCTGCATAACACCTCCCACTAACAGctgtgtacagacacacagcacatcttccattaaaacaaataaacaaacacccaAGGAAAATCTAAAGTGTCTGATTTTTGGTATATCCATTCTGTTTTCTTATTTCCATGGGCTCACCAAAATAACAAGCCACAAAAGAGCCCCTAAAATTGCTTTTGTCTACTGAATCTATATGCAGCTATAATCTGTGCAAACAATTAAACTCTAAAGTTTCACTATGTCCATTGGACATCACAGCCATGACTCGTGTACAAACAGACTCACAGTTCACTGTACAGCTCTAAAAAGCATGTCTAGCAAGCCAGTTGGTTTGTAGGTAAAAGGTGTAGATATGGGGGTCCATAGGCATTGAGAGTGGTCGGAAAACTGCGAtgttcacctctcttttgtcactcaagtttgacAGAGCGGCAGTGCTGATATTTCACAGTGCCTTCCTGCCTGTGTTACCTTCTgcctctatccttttagctgtgttgCCATAcctagatctgccggagtccatctttACACATTATAGCTCCTCAATTTACATAGTAAATTACAAAGCACGTTTGTATgtggctctggataagagcgtctgctaaatgcacaCCtgcgtacctggacatgcctaataatctattctctctttctgcagagGTACACCTACTGCTGATGTCATGGGTTGAGGCTCATTAACAACATCTCaactgccatggctcctcccaccaccccttgatgtcccctgctgtagcccaccacacctccaccccagccaactacttctccattgccctggACAGACATTCTCTTGCAAGATGGGTTTtggttctcacacacacacacacacacacacacacacacacacagactaggacttctaagAAACTGGAATAGACAttcatttcttatttctttatttttatatattattattattattattattattattattatgccaagttgccactgttgggcccctgagcaagacccttaaccctcaattgctaaagttgtactcagtcataattgtaagtcgctaaatgtaaattgaaggtctcagagagagagagagagagacagagagagagagagagagagagaaaagaagaggcATGTTTCACACAGGGCTGGATGCAGGCCATGCCAACACAGCATTCGCGCAGAGTAAAGCTACTGTACTTACACCCTGGACCCTGCATCACTGCACAGCCACATAGGAGACAAAGTAGTTTGTTAGTTTAGCAAAGGGACAGCTTGGCTAGCTCAGATCTTGCCCTTGCTGTTCTGGGTCCAGTCTCACCAAGCCTCTCCCTAATTTTAACCGTAACTGGGGAGACATCAgactggtctgagatcagcatAGAAAGGAGGGTTCCTCCATCATGAGCAGTGTCACTCTGTGCTTGGGGTAAGTCACAAGTATCGTTAGTCACAGTGCCATCTAAGACTCTTTGGttatacattttatgtgtaAGAACTTAATTCCAGTTTTGGATATTAGCAGAAAAGAATAGAAGCCATACTAGGCAGTGAGTGTTACACTAACTAAGAGGAGATGCAGTTAAATGTTTTAAGCATCAAGATTATATGACCAAATGTGCCTGTacatgagcgagagagagtgcgcgcgcaagagagaggacagatcatgtttgtgtgttcgttGCGTGGGTGGAAAGGAGGGTAGGACTGAGGTGAAGTTTTCTATTTAAAAGTTTGACGGTGAGATTCTGAAAAGACAGGATGTCTAAAGAcagacatttcagacacaaAGTTACATAGTAactcaaacaaacatcagaCAATCCAATTGCTCGACTGACAttaaagaggaagagagtgagacagcatgAGAAAGCGcaagagagtatgagagagagagagagagagagagagagagagagagagagagagagagagtaaaagggAGATACTCACTGTAACCCATTCCTTGGATAAAGTACTTGAAGGCCTCTGTGAGTTTACCCGGCTGAAAAGAAATAAGAGGACATtgtaagtaataataataaaaagtgcttcaatttattaaaaacaaacaaacaaacaaacaaacaaacagcaccacaCATCAATTACCACCATCAACAAAAACCCTAACCCAGTCCAAGCTCAGAAAAGTCTGATGTATGATTTGGAAAATATAATCACCACAATATAACAGCCACTTTATTGCAAATAGCTATATTGTACCACACTCACTGGCCATTTTATCAAGTACATCTATTTTCCATGTGAATTCTAAGATGCATCCCATTACATTATACAATGTAATGAAACTGTTTTTGTTCCCTTTTGTGTTAACTTCAACATTTAGGTCCCAAACTCCCCCTTGATGTCATGCGTGCcgtgttttgcttgttttggcTTCGTTCCGTTCCCATGGCGTTTCTGCCGTACGCTTCCGTTTGGATTTCTTTCTCCACTCTGCTCTCTTGTCCTGTGTCCCCCCACCCGATGTCAGCTGCAGCTGCGTCTCCTTTCTCTTGATTTGTCCATACATTGGTCAGTTACTGTGGTTTTCTCCATGTGTAGTTTCTCTGATGTTTTCCAATTTTGGGTCATCAtctacatgtttgtttgttttagatttggttctgtgttttgtataaGGTTATCTGGTTACGCTTCACTGACTCCTGACACTTCGTTCACGGCCTGTATTAAGACTTCTGAATATAGACTTGCCCCAAACAGACACTGCTCATCTATGCAAACGCATCTCTATGTTAGAAAAGAACTGACCATTACAGGAAACACGAAGTGAGTGATGCCCCAGTTTTTGGCTAATTGTGTGCGTGTTGCTATAAGCCTCTCTGTGCCATCAGGCTGAAACCACATTTTCTGCAAACTTTAGCATTacagtttgttgtttttttttttttttaaaaataaactcttACTTGGACAACTTGGGGTAGTCCACCACAATCTGCCATCTAAAAAGATTAAGAAAAgtcaaaatcacacaaaactaaatgtaaatttgtataATACTTCAAATGATGCTGctggagaaaataaataaataaattttatttattttttcttccccccAGTAGAGTAGTGTCTCTTGCCTTGAGCAGGGTGGTCCTTGTGGGATTTAGTCTGGAATTGCATTCAACCTGAAAGGAGGAGGTGAACTGAGTTTTATTGCAGATAGTGTAGAGACTTATAACAGGCAGACATGCTGAGTACACTTTCTACTGGAGTTCCTATTTACCTACACAGAGCTGGTCTGGTCTAGAAAGCGGTCTAATGCATTCAGCATTCTCAGACATGTGCTAATGACGCAGGCACTCACCACTGCCTCCACAGCCGGGGACGTGTCACCTACTACTAGCAAAACAGGACACctgaacagaaacacagaagcaaCGAACACGGCCAGTCAGAGCCACTTTTATGATGGGGACACCATCAATGTCATATTGTAATTACCCActataattatacatattaataacacacaaatacagcaggATACCAAAAATGTTTCAATAAAAGAGATTTTTTGCACAGATTTTCCACTTACACCAAATGTAGTCAAATCACCCAAGACGTGTGCAATGTccagattttcttttgttttgcactgAGAATGAGGCTAATGTAGCCATCAAGTACAGAAACCTTATGACTACCAATAAGTATCATGCAAGCTATATGCTGTAAACATGATACTTCCCTCACCCCACATAAACTCAATATAGCAGAATAAgtctgcatttaaaatgttataaatcgGAACATCAGAAACATACACCCATTTTTGCTAGTCCCAGTCAATTTCAagataatataaaaaatgtattcttttcaATCTAGGAGATGCATCTTATTAACCCTGATCAGATTACgatacagaaaaaaagcatttaatggGGTTGCAAGGTcatatttactgttttgtaGACATTTAATTTTGGTGCTACATTTATCTGGTAGAGCAAATCTATGTACAGCACTCTACAAGCTCAAACAGGTGTGAATGGCAATCTCTCTGGAATGTTCATCTTATACAGAGTCTGCTGGCAGGGGTGCTTATaatctctgctctgctcttaaATTGGTGACTGAAACCTTGGCAGAGGCTATATGGGTCGGTACAGAAATGTCCAGAATTGAACTGGGAAAACATAGAATCTCACCCTACGCTGATGATGttatcttgtatttaaccagCTGTACAGCCCAGCAGAGCTGGATCTCACCAACAAAAGTATttactctttaaaaaacaagGGGGACATCTTTGAGACATAGCAACTCTATATGGACCTTTGACCCTGCACTCCGCCCAGGTTATCTGCCTCGACTACGTAGAAAAGAGTCGTACGTGCTGTAACCgcaaaattaaattttattgtcttcattctattttttttttactcatttcTTCCTAAAtatttccctctttcttcccccAGTTCTATagttctctgttctttcttctGTAACTATGATtgttaaaagatgaaaatgaataaatatataatttttggtttaaaaaaaaaaaaaaagatatagtTACACTTTAGTTAAACACGTCGGTCATAAGTGTCAAACATGGAGTATGTGAGTATACCCACAAGCAGTACTGTTTTGCTAAAGTTCAGACATGCTGAGGCAGGTGTTTGAAGATTTCAGAATGCTGTCTGCATTGTCCTAATTAGTGCTCATAAACTTCCACACCTTGGTAGCTACGTTGGCCTCGTAGCATCAGTCCAAAAGTGAAGGACCTTAATTGTGTTGCCAAACGTCTCAGCCAATCTGCTACATTTGAGATAGTTGCCTAAAGACTAGCGATGTTAATGCTCAAAATTAGCAATATTTTATGTCTGATGATGTAAATGCTACAAGAAAAACCTCCTCAAAATATGGGAGCATCTGTGATAGGAGAGAATCCCTGCAGCatacagtaaataaaagaaaaatgtaattaaataataataaaaaagtaatttattgAATGCTTGGTAGCTTAGTGTACCTttctgaacccccccccccccccactattttaaatactacttgCTTACTTCACCGTCTTCACAGTTTCCTCATTAACCCCTGGGAGAGGCCGCTCGATGTCTAGGTCTTGGCGGCTGTAAAGATAGAAAGGACGTCTCAGCACTGATCTGCTCGCGTCTCCACCATCGAAAAGGGAGGTGGATGAGGACTACAGATGAGGGCATGCCTCACATGTCATAGGAGTGGAAGAAGAGTGCCAGGTTGTCCTGGTTAATGTCCTGGGCAATGTGGAGACGGTAGGTCTGAACGATCTCCTGGTTCTCCGTCAGCTCTTCCTAGGACACAACACCAAGCCCTTGGCTACTGTGGCTGCCTAATGTGTCTCCACTACACCTCAGTTAAccttacatttattcattaggGTGCATTCTTCTTAACCAATGGCAAGGCATTTACAGAAATCCCAGTCATAAGATCCTGCATTTCTTCACATTTTAATTATGAATGGCCCTAAAGGTTAGataatattacatttcatatgATACTTTTTATATTCCAGGAGAgcatattatatttaattatattctaATTTGGGATGGGTTTTTATTAACATGGAGGTGCTGAAATTTATGCTGACTGTTGATGCTTACTGTGCTGAAATGATGCCCCATCACAATGTCCACCAGATTGCTTGTCCATCCAGAGAACTGGaatatgcacacgcacgcacgcacgcacacatgcacacacgcacacacgcacacacacagtcctgaatGAATTTGCCCTTTCAATTTCCAGTGTTTAAATACCTTTTTTAAGCAAAAGAAGAGGGACACATTTTGGTTTCAAAAAGACCAGCTACTAAACCTTTTCAGAACTTAATGTTTGAATGATGAGTGAACTGCAGATGATGCAATGAACCCGCCAGTGTTGTCAGTCCACCCCAGGAGTGGTGTTGCAATAGTTTGAGGTGCAAGGCATTTTTGCCCCTTAAACACATGACCTAGTGTCAGAAATTGTGTTCCATAGACTCCCAGCAAACGCAGATCTGACTTTTCTTTGTGAATGTACACCAGAAAGCTCAGTGCATCTTGTTTACCTTGGAGGCAGCCCAGTCCATCCAGCCCTTGGCGCAGGGGTCCACATTGATGAGAACCAGCCCCTCCACCAATGCAGGCTGGTTCAGctagcagagagacagacaaaggggAGTTTGACCAAGAGGTAACCTGCTGTCTTGCTTTACCCTACAGTCATACCTACAAATGGGAATATAGCAATGGAAGTTAAGGACATTTTGGTATGCCCTTTCTTActtacatttggcagatgctcttttcCGGAGAGACATACATAGTTATTGGGATAATCATATTGGGATATCAGaataacagaacatacattCCCTGGAAAtgtgaccttggtgttaccaacaccatgctctacctgctccatcaggtgagctacaggagcaggAGTGAATAATCAGAGTTTGTGACCCAGGACATGGAGCAGTGTGAGAAGCAGTCTAGTGTAAGATGGCTTCAATTTCCAGCAAATTCAGGTTGAAACAGCCCATAAGACCTAGACCTAACACCTTAACCTAGTTCTTGTCAACAAGGCCTATAAAGGTGTGACTTTGACAGAGCAgttcacacatttgttttaaatgcattcAAGCTCATGCATTTGAGCTTGTGAGATGCCCAGACTTGTGACTGACATCAAAGATAGACCAGTTGCTCAGAATTTCAGTGGCTCAAATCTGAAAAGCACTGCAGATACACAGTTCTGTGCatggaaagagagacacagaagggggagggagggggagagggagcgagagaaagtgatagagagagagagagagagagagagagagagagagagagagagagagagagagagagagagagagagagagagagagagagagagagagaaaaagagtgcaTCATCAAGGACATAATCCATTGGTCTCTACTCAACACCTCCCCAATGTGTGAATATGGCAGcactatatataaacataattaacGCATCTTTGCACCGATCTCAAATCCTTGATAGACATTCCTATAACACTCCCATAGTGTCAAACTTGTTTAACAGAAGCATTCAAGGTGCAGATATAACAACATATACAGACAGGTTCGCTAAAACAGTTacaagaagagacagaaggccAGGTTATGCATGAATAACAGTAAGCCCCATTGTATCTAGTGTGCAGGGACATTTAAACACTGGTAATAGAATGCCACGGTGGGGCACGCAGAGGACAATGTGCTGGCCTGCATTCTTCAGCTAATCTGACTAAATCTGCTTTAGCTGcatagagtaaaaaaaaaaaaagttaattgtgtgtgtatatattatatatatatatatatatatatatatatatatatacacatacacacatacacacacacacacacacacacacacacacacacacacacacacacacaaaaaagtgaaaaattagCTGTTCTGTAGGTATACATGCATGGGGATAAGCCTTTATTCCAGACTGTGGGCATACAGAGGGATTCTAATAATGTGTAAGAAGCCAATAGCTTCTCTCATTAACCACACGTTCTGCCACTCCCACCTCCACTTTATGAGCCTTTCGCAGTTGCCCTCACTCAGTAGTCATCATCCTCATAATAAACTAACTTGTGAAAACCAACAAGTTGACTTACTGCCAGTTTGCAGAGGATGTAGGCTCCTGCACCAACACCAATACCAATCACACTATTGATCCTACAgaaagtacaaacacacaatcaccaTTTACACAGTCCAGTGGTCAAAAGGTCATTTTTCTGAACAGCAATTACATGTCTACACAGTGTGGAAGATCTATAGCACAcataagaaaatgaaagaagtgCATTTGTGAAAACGTCTGAAACAGTGCAATCCAGGAATCCATTATGGTAAGGAGGCTCACTTTAGTTGGGTAAGCACTGATGGCAGCATTTCAGAGAGCTCATCCATAGTAGGGTATTGatacctgggggggggggggggggggagagcaCATGAGTCACAGAAATTATCTTTACACATAATGGAAAAAACATCCACaaattaaaaatctttttttttttttttttttttaaatatattgcttTTCAATGAAGCTCCATCAGAGGCAAAAGAGCAAAAAACTATTGCATTTgctgaaacaacaacaaagcccCCCCACAAAAGcttgcacacagacagccagtTTGGTGAGTCACTGCTGGGCAGTGAGGGGTGACTTCACCATCCTGTTCTGTAGCCAGAGAGAATGCAATAGAAAGCCCATGACACTGAGCCCACCATCAGAATAAACgctctgaaaaacaaccccTGCTCCTGGGACTGGCGCCTGTGTGTCTGGTGTTAGCGTTGTTGCTGCGAAATAATCTGCTTCAAACATGAAAGGGAATATTGCACTGTGGCAATATTTAAACTCGAGGTTCGTTCTGTCAGACACAACAATCAGCATGTTGCCTCCTTGTTTTCTGATTCAGGGAAAATAAAGCAAGACTGGCTATGAGCACTGGCCTTTCAGGTAGTTAATTTTGTTGGTATTTCTAATTTATCTAAGGTATTAAGAGGTCGTTGtgtctgctggcccgagtgccgaaggggtGGAGCCGGACGCACAGACTACCTCgataatgtgaaacatttattaacacagcatACGaataacagtggcactcacacacaacattactAACAGACATCCTGTAAATATAGAACTAAAACACCGACTACAATAACGTGAAACAAAGACTACATACATCTTTTTTCATGCACTAGCAGTctaacaataaccaacacacaacacacacacacacactaacagaggtttaaatagacaatgAAACAAGACGTTAAACCCCAGACAGGTGCATGCAAATCATGAAGGGCGTGGTTACACATGGGGTGAAGCCtgctgcacgcggcaggccgcaccacgtgacttggggggggggagcgtcccgtgacagtCATATTCTGAAGTAACCAAGTATTAAAGAAAATTCGTCAATACGAATTAACCATTAATATGAATTGACCATGTTCATTCTATAAAAGAAGTCTTGAAGTCAAAACATGGAATACATTTGGTTCAAAATTAATTGTGGCTCATGAAAGTAATAAATGATggcatattattattaatagttaaAACTTTAATAATTTATATTGAAAGTATTAATAGGCAATGACTAGAGATGGCACCAATTCAATACCATGTATTGGAATCGGGTcaatatcagcaaaaaaaatgCTGGCTTGGATACCAGGAGAACTGTCACAATTccagcctgaaaatagcacCTCAGTGTTTGCAGAAGAGCACTGCAGGTTGGGTGATAACAGCCAAGTTAGTCTGAGCACAGCAGTAGAGTCTGATTGTAGGATTTGCTTCACATTAATGATTAAAACTATTATATATGCAAATACCCATGCACTCACACCCCTCACATCCCTGTTGAATACtttattaatatcattaatatCATGTAGTTCTGATAACCTGTTCTCCCACACTGGAGTATCTGCCTTCTGGTGATAGCATTTAAACCAGATGAAATCGCGCCTTAGCACTGTATACCACCGTGGATCCAGGACGAACAGTGATTTATCCATTAatatgttctttaaaaaaaatgtggttTCCAATTTGATGCTTGTTCTGGTTTTGCGTTGGTTCCGGTTTGGCTGTGAAGTAAAGAAAGTTCATGGTTTGGGAAATGAGAAAAAGTACCAGAAAACTAACagaaagagccagagagaagcaAGAGTAACCAAACAAGTAAAGTACTCTCCTTCTCTAAATTAATGAAGTTAACTACTATATGGCTTTAGCAAACCACAtgaaaagtggaaaaaacagCCAAGTTTATAGTTagcctgctgagttttaagATGCATTGGAAAATCTGAGTAAGAAGCTGGATAATAAGCCCATATAAAATAACTCATAGATCAGCTAGAAAGAATAGCCATCTTGTAATCATGATCAGATTatgtttctgctgtgttttaAGCAGAAGTCGAGTGAAGGGAGACTCGTAGCACAGGTAGCCCCTCTTTGTCTGCTCACTTGGTGCCTggtatgtgtggggtgtgtagcAGGTACAACCATGATTTACcactgaaattcacaagaagTGTTAAGTTGATGTAGAATTATAGTTGCATCAGTAATGAGGAAAAAATGCAAACTATAGTGTAAATTGAATTTATCAGTGAATGGGGCAAACATACTcagaagagagtgagtgagtgagtgagtgagagtgagtgagtgcacgTGCGCTGAGAACAAAGCAGGAATGgaggggaaaaataaaatgctttagtcttgtaaataaagtttttcataatttgtaaataaagtttttttataatttatttacattcatcaTATCTATATTTGAAGAAATATAACATAGTATAAATGcacctctttaaaaaaaaaaaaaaaaaaacacccaacaaTCTAAGTTTCACCAAACTAACAGCTCACaatggttttttaaaaaatatatagaattgGAGTGGTATCGATATCGGgagacattcaaatgcaagatattgGTACCAGATCGTTACAGAAAATTGGTATTGTGCCATCTCTAGCATTGTGCCAACCAGATTATGACCAAAGATCAATGGctcaaatcatcatcatcatcatcatcaagaaCTACTGGCAATTTCTTTCTGTGTACAGAATCAAATGAACTCACACTGAAGTACCAATCTGATCTAAAGCGTTTCTGAAGACAAATGGAACAGTAGTCTAATCCAGGTGTACTCCTGTGTAACCTGGTGTCTGTGTTATCTAATGGTGGTGGGGGTGCACTGACCCGGTGGGGAAAGGTGGTGCATTCTCCTGCTGCCCAGGGGCATCCACATGGACAACCGCGAAATGCTGCGTGATCTCCTGCATGTCCTCATAGTTAAACAGCGTGTTGAAGCACGACTTATCTGCAACATGCAAACAGAACGCATGCATAAGCAACCATCAACAACCACTCATCATGGTACAGGCATAGACGTAACTTACGCTGGGGACatcactttctgaaatggctgattTTGTCCCCACAACTTTATGAAAGTGTactcttaaaacattttatataatgtaataatattttatttaacataacaTACTTTAGTCAATGAAATTAAACATATGTTCCTAATGTcaaatcagaaaacattttgtcacACAAAGCAGAGATAATAAAATGTGCTAAAACTGACATTtcgcaaaacaaaaatgattatttaatcaaaaataaatagaaaacaattgcactacaaatacattttaagcaaTAATGCTGATACGTCTTGTATTGTTCAATGCCGATAGGCTTGACAAACAGCCATAAAACCTTTCACCAATGctaggttgccactgttgggtcgctgagcaaaacccttaatcctcaagctctgttcagtcagaattgtaagtcgcttcgGATAAAAGCGtaagctaaatgctgtaaatgtagctACCATTAAATTGGTCAAACATCTAATCTTGTAAATGACATGTTGCATTAAAACAACATTCCTCAAAAATGTCCGAGACTGGTCTGCAGGATCAtagtgcgtgcgcacacacacacacacacacaaacatgcgacAAAGGGCTTCTGAGAAATCAATATTTCAAAAACGAACACTGCAATAATGATTAGCCTAATTATTAGCTATAATTATTAGCAATAATGATTGGCCCTAATGTTCATATCCAGTTCTTCAGAGTGCATCATAATATTAAACTTTTATGGGGTTCCTAGTACGTTTCAAATAATGTGCAACAGCAAGGTTTTAGTTACctgcataataaaaaaaacccacaaccaTATCAATCATTAACCTTGTTAACGGTCTTGTTAAATATATCTATGTTGCACACATTAGCACATCATATTGACCATTAATTTGGGAGGAAGACAACCATCTTCCTTTTCTGCAATCCACACCCAAATATTAGTCATGTACGACGTAGGTAAGACCATCCCCCTACGTGCTGGTAGTCTCCATTTTTTTTGAGCTACAATCCTACCAGGAG harbors:
- the ndrg3b gene encoding protein NDRG3b isoform X2 — protein: MTTMLDLNQIGCCAVSGVEHDLETPYGVLHVTLRGTPKGNRPAILTYHDIGLNHKSCFNTLFNYEDMQEITQHFAVVHVDAPGQQENAPPFPTGYQYPTMDELSEMLPSVLTQLKINSVIGIGVGAGAYILCKLALNQPALVEGLVLINVDPCAKGWMDWAASKFSGWTSNLVDIVMGHHFSTEELTENQEIVQTYRLHIAQDINQDNLALFFHSYDIRQDLDIERPLPGVNEETVKTVKCPVLLVVGDTSPAVEAVVECNSRLNPTRTTLLKMADCGGLPQVVQPGKLTEAFKYFIQGMGYIPHVLLSHLNSDSVATASMTRLARSRTHSASSASSADGARSRVHTSQEEASTGPNRGNQARPQTMEVSC
- the ndrg3b gene encoding protein NDRG3b isoform X4, translating into MDKSLFVLDPRWYTVLRRDFIWFKCYHQKADTPVWENRYQYPTMDELSEMLPSVLTQLKINSVIGIGVGAGAYILCKLALNQPALVEGLVLINVDPCAKGWMDWAASKFSGWTSNLVDIVMGHHFSTEELTENQEIVQTYRLHIAQDINQDNLALFFHSYDIRQDLDIERPLPGVNEETVKTVKCPVLLVVGDTSPAVEAVVECNSRLNPTRTTLLKMADCGGLPQVVQPGKLTEAFKYFIQGMGYIPHVLLSHLNSDSVATASMTRLARSRTHSASSASSADGARSRVHTSQEEASTGPNRGNQARPQTMEVSC
- the ndrg3b gene encoding protein NDRG3b isoform X3, producing the protein MDELQDVQLTEIKPLLTDKNGRNFQDFDCQEHDLETPYGVLHVTLRGTPKGNRPAILTYHDIGLNHKSCFNTLFNYEDMQEITQHFAVVHVDAPGQQENAPPFPTGYQYPTMDELSEMLPSVLTQLKINSVIGIGVGAGAYILCKLALNQPALVEGLVLINVDPCAKGWMDWAASKFSGWTSNLVDIVMGHHFSTEELTENQEIVQTYRLHIAQDINQDNLALFFHSYDIRQDLDIERPLPGVNEETVKTVKCPVLLVVGDTSPAVEAVVECNSRLNPTRTTLLKMADCGGLPQVVQPGKLTEAFKYFIQGMGYMATASMTRLARSRTHSASSASSADGARSRVHTSQEEASTGPNRGNQARPQTMEVSC
- the ndrg3b gene encoding protein NDRG3b isoform X1, which gives rise to MDELQDVQLTEIKPLLTDKNGRNFQDFDCQEHDLETPYGVLHVTLRGTPKGNRPAILTYHDIGLNHKSCFNTLFNYEDMQEITQHFAVVHVDAPGQQENAPPFPTGYQYPTMDELSEMLPSVLTQLKINSVIGIGVGAGAYILCKLALNQPALVEGLVLINVDPCAKGWMDWAASKFSGWTSNLVDIVMGHHFSTEELTENQEIVQTYRLHIAQDINQDNLALFFHSYDIRQDLDIERPLPGVNEETVKTVKCPVLLVVGDTSPAVEAVVECNSRLNPTRTTLLKMADCGGLPQVVQPGKLTEAFKYFIQGMGYIPHVLLSHLNSDSVATASMTRLARSRTHSASSASSADGARSRVHTSQEEASTGPNRGNQARPQTMEVSC